Proteins from a genomic interval of Shewanella seohaensis:
- the pntB gene encoding Re/Si-specific NAD(P)(+) transhydrogenase subunit beta has translation MSQGLVTAAYIIAAVLFIFSLAGLSKQETAKHGNLFGITGMAIALLATIFNPDTSGVAWIIVAMVIGGAIGVRLALKVEMTEMPELVAVLHSFVGMAAVLVGFNSFIDLHPEQVSQVVVAVGGDINSTLAAVQDALSEAAKAAEKAHLTGAMLNIHLVEVFLGIFIGAVTFTGSIVAFGKLRGLISSKPLMLPHRHKLNLAAVLVSLALLVYFVQTGGTMPALLLMTLIAFAFGWHLVASIGGADMPVVVSMLNSYSGWAAAAAGFMLSNDLLIVTGALVGSSGAILSYIMCKAMNRSFISVIAGGFGTDGVASSGDEEMGEYRETNAEDVADMLKNATSVIITPGYGMAVAQAQYPVAEITQKLRDRGVKVRFGIHPVAGRLPGHMNVLLAEAKVPYDIVLEMDEINEDFSDTDVVLVIGANDTVNPAAMEDPGSPIAGMPVLEVWKAQNVIGFKRSMNTGYAGVQNPLFFKDNTQMLFGDAKASVEAILKAL, from the coding sequence GTGTCTCAAGGACTGGTAACAGCAGCTTACATTATTGCCGCCGTGCTCTTTATCTTCAGTCTCGCAGGATTGTCGAAGCAAGAAACGGCCAAACATGGCAATTTATTTGGTATCACAGGTATGGCCATCGCCCTACTGGCGACCATTTTTAATCCTGACACCAGCGGTGTCGCTTGGATTATTGTCGCCATGGTGATTGGTGGTGCCATCGGCGTGCGTTTAGCACTTAAAGTCGAAATGACGGAAATGCCCGAACTGGTCGCAGTACTTCACAGCTTTGTGGGTATGGCGGCGGTATTAGTGGGCTTTAACAGCTTTATCGACCTACACCCTGAGCAAGTATCGCAAGTGGTTGTGGCCGTTGGCGGAGATATCAACTCCACCTTAGCCGCAGTGCAGGATGCGCTAAGCGAAGCGGCCAAAGCCGCCGAGAAAGCCCATTTAACTGGCGCTATGCTCAACATTCACTTAGTGGAAGTGTTCCTCGGGATCTTTATCGGTGCGGTGACCTTCACGGGTTCTATCGTCGCCTTCGGTAAGTTACGTGGATTAATTTCCTCAAAGCCTTTGATGTTGCCACATCGCCATAAACTGAACCTCGCAGCGGTATTGGTATCATTGGCGCTATTGGTTTACTTCGTACAAACGGGTGGCACTATGCCAGCCCTACTGTTGATGACACTTATCGCCTTCGCCTTTGGCTGGCATTTAGTGGCTTCAATCGGCGGTGCGGACATGCCAGTTGTGGTCTCGATGCTGAACTCCTACTCAGGTTGGGCGGCTGCGGCGGCGGGCTTTATGCTGTCAAACGATCTGCTGATCGTGACAGGTGCGCTCGTGGGCTCATCGGGTGCGATTCTGTCTTACATCATGTGTAAGGCGATGAACCGCTCGTTTATCTCGGTTATCGCAGGTGGATTTGGCACCGATGGTGTGGCCTCATCTGGCGATGAAGAAATGGGCGAATACCGCGAAACCAACGCCGAAGATGTGGCTGACATGCTGAAAAACGCAACTTCTGTCATCATAACCCCAGGCTATGGTATGGCAGTGGCACAGGCGCAATATCCTGTGGCTGAAATCACTCAAAAACTGCGTGATCGCGGCGTGAAGGTACGCTTTGGTATTCACCCTGTCGCGGGGCGCTTACCAGGCCATATGAACGTACTCTTGGCTGAAGCCAAAGTGCCCTACGATATCGTGCTCGAAATGGACGAAATCAACGAGGACTTTAGCGATACCGACGTAGTACTCGTCATTGGTGCCAACGATACGGTGAACCCTGCGGCGATGGAAGATCCGGGCAGCCCAATTGCAGGCATGCCAGTGCTCGAAGTGTGGAAAGCGCAAAACGTGATTGGCTTTAAACGCTCAATGAACACGGGTTATGCGGGTGTACAAAACCCACTGTTCTTTAAAGACAATACTCAAATGCTATTCGGCGATGCTAAGGCCAGCGTTGAGGCGATTTTAAAAGCGCTGTAA
- a CDS encoding TetR family transcriptional regulator, translating to MAKRSRVQTEQTINQIMDEALRQILTIGFETMSYTTLSEATGISRTGISHHFPRKNDFLIRLDSRIGNLFVAALDFSSQEALEASWMKAMQEEHYRAVLRLFFSLCGGANNEITLFRAVSTARQQAIAELGLVGDRTINHLLGRTAVMLLSNFDVAKAA from the coding sequence ATGGCTAAGCGCTCGCGAGTACAGACTGAGCAGACCATAAATCAGATTATGGATGAAGCGTTAAGACAAATTTTGACTATTGGCTTTGAGACTATGTCTTATACCACGTTATCTGAAGCAACGGGGATTAGCCGCACCGGTATTAGTCATCACTTTCCGCGTAAAAACGACTTCTTAATCCGTTTAGATAGTCGTATTGGCAATTTATTTGTTGCCGCGCTCGACTTTTCTAGCCAAGAAGCCTTAGAAGCCTCTTGGATGAAAGCGATGCAAGAAGAGCATTACCGCGCAGTGTTAAGATTATTCTTCAGCCTCTGTGGTGGCGCGAATAATGAAATCACCCTCTTCAGAGCGGTCAGTACAGCACGTCAGCAAGCCATTGCTGAATTAGGATTGGTCGGCGATCGCACTATCAATCATTTATTAGGCCGTACTGCGGTTATGCTGCTGTCTAATTTTGATGTTGCCAAAGCGGCATAA
- the hldE gene encoding bifunctional D-glycero-beta-D-manno-heptose-7-phosphate kinase/D-glycero-beta-D-manno-heptose 1-phosphate adenylyltransferase HldE — MKVSLPAFEKAKVLVVGDVMLDRYWVGPTGRISPEAPVPVVKINQVEDRPGGAANVALNIATLGGQVQLAGLVGEDDTAKALTLGVQALGVEPQWLNIADKPTITKLRVLSRNQQLIRLDFEESFDKQDSARLLKQSEALLDSVDVVVLSDYAKGAIDKPQDFIALARAKGVKVLVDPKGSDFSRYHGASLITPNMSEFEAVVGAVTSEADLLEKARGLLNKHQFDAILVTRSEKGMTLVTANAPELHIPTVAREVYDVTGAGDTVISALATSLAAGAELPQACAIANTAAGVVVGKLGTSTVSRIELIEALALHHGESGFGVVSEDQLAYALEQAKLRGERVVMTNGCFDILHAGHVSYLKQAKALGDRLIVAVNDDASVKRLKGEGRPVNQVDRRMAVLAGLAAVDWVVPFSEDTPQRIIARLLPDLLVKGGDYKVEDIAGGAEVIAAGGQVQVLGFEDGISTTAIIQNIMAKQ, encoded by the coding sequence ATGAAGGTTTCTCTGCCAGCATTTGAAAAAGCCAAAGTGTTAGTTGTCGGCGATGTGATGTTAGATCGCTACTGGGTTGGGCCGACGGGACGTATCTCGCCCGAAGCGCCTGTGCCCGTGGTGAAGATCAACCAAGTCGAGGACAGACCGGGCGGTGCGGCCAACGTGGCGCTAAATATCGCGACCCTCGGCGGCCAAGTGCAATTGGCGGGGTTAGTCGGTGAGGATGATACCGCTAAGGCGTTAACCCTTGGCGTGCAAGCCCTGGGTGTTGAGCCACAGTGGTTGAATATTGCCGACAAACCGACCATTACCAAGCTGCGGGTATTGTCGCGTAACCAGCAACTCATTCGCCTCGATTTTGAAGAGTCCTTCGATAAGCAGGATAGTGCACGTTTACTCAAACAGTCTGAAGCCTTACTCGATTCGGTCGATGTAGTGGTGCTGTCGGATTATGCAAAGGGTGCTATCGATAAGCCGCAGGATTTTATTGCACTGGCTCGCGCTAAAGGCGTGAAAGTGCTTGTCGATCCAAAGGGTTCCGATTTTAGCCGTTACCATGGCGCTTCACTGATCACACCCAATATGAGTGAATTTGAAGCCGTGGTGGGCGCGGTAACCTCTGAGGCCGATCTACTCGAAAAGGCTCGAGGCTTACTCAATAAACATCAGTTCGACGCTATCTTAGTCACTCGCTCCGAAAAGGGCATGACCTTAGTGACGGCCAATGCCCCTGAGTTACACATTCCTACGGTGGCCCGTGAGGTGTATGACGTAACAGGCGCTGGCGATACTGTGATTTCTGCTCTGGCGACGTCACTTGCCGCGGGCGCAGAATTGCCGCAGGCATGCGCCATTGCCAATACCGCCGCAGGGGTTGTGGTGGGTAAATTGGGCACTTCAACCGTGTCTCGTATCGAGCTGATTGAAGCCTTAGCACTGCACCACGGTGAGTCGGGTTTTGGGGTGGTGAGTGAAGACCAACTTGCCTATGCCCTAGAGCAAGCCAAATTGCGCGGCGAGCGAGTGGTAATGACCAACGGCTGCTTCGATATTCTGCATGCGGGGCACGTTAGTTACCTCAAGCAAGCCAAAGCCTTAGGCGATAGATTGATTGTGGCTGTGAATGATGACGCCTCAGTCAAGCGCTTAAAAGGCGAAGGTCGCCCTGTCAATCAAGTGGATAGACGCATGGCGGTATTAGCGGGATTAGCCGCCGTCGATTGGGTAGTGCCTTTTAGTGAAGATACACCACAGCGGATCATCGCCAGATTGCTCCCCGATCTTCTCGTCAAAGGTGGTGATTATAAGGTTGAAGACATCGCCGGTGGCGCCGAGGTGATTGCCGCGGGCGGTCAAGTCCAAGTGTTGGGATTTGAAGACGGGATATCAACGACGGCCATTATCCAAAATATCATGGCAAAACAGTGA
- a CDS encoding LpxL/LpxP family Kdo(2)-lipid IV(A) lauroyl/palmitoleoyl acyltransferase produces MVEKAEFSSSLYHPKHWPMWFGVLVMRITQVLPLSWQMKLGKGLGRLVKAIAGSRTHTARRNLTLCFPDMPESEREALLTRNFEETGKAIFDTINAWWWSDEKIQQHMQITGKEYVQDTLNAGHGVILFAVHCLPLEMGARIFGQFQPGVGVYRPHNNPVMEYLQVKGRLRSNKALVPKRDLRQMVRCLRNPDVIWYTADQDFGRSSAVFIPFYAVPDAATITGATTLAKLGKAKVLPFFVERTEGDKGYHIEIMPPLDNFPGEDELTDAIRGNKIIEGIIDRNRAQYMWLHRRFKTRPDPTDKSLYK; encoded by the coding sequence GTGGTCGAGAAAGCTGAGTTTTCATCATCCTTATATCATCCGAAGCACTGGCCCATGTGGTTTGGGGTGTTAGTGATGCGGATTACCCAAGTGTTGCCTCTCTCGTGGCAGATGAAGTTAGGCAAAGGCCTAGGCCGATTAGTCAAGGCTATTGCAGGCAGTCGTACCCATACCGCGCGCCGCAATTTAACCCTCTGTTTCCCCGATATGCCCGAGTCGGAGCGTGAAGCCCTGCTGACCCGCAACTTTGAAGAAACGGGTAAAGCGATTTTCGATACCATCAATGCCTGGTGGTGGTCAGATGAAAAAATCCAACAGCATATGCAGATAACCGGCAAAGAATACGTTCAAGACACCTTGAACGCTGGCCATGGGGTGATTCTGTTTGCCGTGCACTGCTTACCACTGGAAATGGGCGCACGTATTTTTGGTCAATTCCAACCCGGTGTTGGGGTATACCGCCCACACAACAATCCGGTGATGGAATACCTGCAGGTAAAAGGCCGCCTGCGCTCGAATAAAGCCTTAGTACCTAAGCGTGATCTACGCCAGATGGTACGTTGTTTACGCAATCCCGATGTGATTTGGTATACCGCCGATCAGGATTTTGGGCGTTCGAGTGCGGTATTTATTCCCTTCTATGCCGTGCCCGATGCCGCGACCATTACCGGCGCCACTACACTGGCCAAACTTGGCAAGGCCAAAGTGCTGCCCTTCTTCGTGGAGCGCACCGAAGGCGATAAGGGTTACCATATTGAGATTATGCCGCCGCTTGATAACTTCCCGGGCGAAGATGAACTGACCGATGCCATTCGCGGTAACAAAATTATCGAAGGGATTATCGATAGAAATCGCGCCCAATATATGTGGCTTCACCGCCGCTTTAAGACTCGCCCAGACCCAACGGACAAGTCCTTATATAAATAA
- the norR gene encoding nitric oxide reductase transcriptional regulator NorR, which yields MALSQTDLTRIALDITSGLAHRDRFTRLLDTVRANLHCDAAALLTFHGHYFTPLAIDGLNEDVLGRRFILNEHPRLEAIARAGDIVRFPADSELADPYDGLIPNQTGALKVHACIGLPLFADEQLIGAVTIDAFNPLQFDQFSNTELRSLSAIAAASLSNALLVEKLERMALNSHSTHVQEKSPNLNHDAEIIGNSPQMQSLNREIEVVAHSDLNVLILGETGTGKELVAQAIHQKSARQHKPLVYLNCAALPESVAESELFGHIKGAFTGAISHRSGKFEMADKGTLFLDEIGELPLTLQAKLLRVLQYGDIQKVGDDRSLKVDVRIIAATNKDLKTEVLAGRFRADLYHRLSVFPLLVPPLREREQDITLLSGFFAERYRQKLGMKQLNFSPSSLMLLNQYSWPGNVRELEHAIHRATVLARVSAQDGCCTITPQHFDLPFKQSSVETNASTSLSVNETQLRPLEGASLAQATDAFQRDFIKQVLTAHNGNWAASARTLGLDPGNLHRLAKRLRLK from the coding sequence ATGGCCCTTAGTCAAACCGACCTTACCCGTATCGCTCTGGATATCACCTCTGGTTTAGCCCACAGGGACCGCTTCACACGCTTGCTCGATACGGTGAGAGCTAACCTGCACTGTGATGCGGCAGCACTACTCACCTTCCATGGACACTATTTTACCCCGCTGGCCATCGACGGTTTAAACGAGGATGTGCTCGGCAGACGCTTTATCCTGAATGAGCATCCAAGGCTTGAGGCCATAGCCCGTGCGGGGGATATAGTGCGCTTTCCCGCCGACAGTGAACTTGCCGATCCCTATGATGGTTTGATCCCCAATCAAACCGGGGCACTGAAGGTCCATGCCTGTATCGGACTGCCTTTATTTGCCGACGAGCAGCTTATCGGCGCCGTGACTATCGATGCCTTTAATCCTCTACAGTTCGACCAATTCAGCAATACTGAGCTTCGCAGCTTAAGTGCGATTGCCGCAGCATCCTTAAGCAACGCCCTGCTGGTTGAAAAGTTGGAGCGTATGGCACTCAATAGCCACTCGACCCATGTGCAGGAAAAAAGCCCCAACCTTAACCACGATGCCGAAATCATCGGTAACTCGCCCCAGATGCAAAGCTTAAATCGGGAGATAGAAGTTGTTGCCCATAGCGACCTTAACGTACTGATTTTAGGCGAGACTGGAACGGGCAAAGAATTAGTCGCACAGGCAATACACCAAAAGTCCGCGAGACAGCACAAACCCTTGGTTTATCTCAATTGCGCGGCGCTTCCTGAATCGGTTGCCGAAAGCGAGCTCTTTGGCCATATCAAAGGTGCGTTTACCGGCGCCATCAGCCATCGCAGCGGCAAGTTTGAAATGGCCGATAAGGGCACACTCTTTCTCGATGAGATTGGCGAGCTGCCACTCACGCTTCAGGCCAAGTTGCTGCGGGTACTACAATATGGCGATATTCAAAAAGTGGGCGATGATCGCAGTCTTAAAGTCGATGTGCGTATCATTGCCGCCACCAATAAAGATCTTAAAACTGAAGTGCTTGCTGGTCGCTTTAGGGCCGATCTCTACCATAGATTAAGTGTGTTCCCCCTGCTGGTGCCGCCCCTGCGGGAACGTGAGCAGGACATCACCTTGTTGAGCGGATTCTTTGCCGAGCGATATCGGCAAAAGCTTGGGATGAAGCAGCTTAACTTCAGCCCCAGTAGCTTAATGTTGCTCAATCAGTATTCTTGGCCGGGCAATGTGCGTGAGCTCGAGCACGCCATTCACAGGGCAACCGTGCTGGCGCGCGTCTCGGCACAGGATGGCTGCTGCACCATAACGCCACAACATTTTGATTTACCGTTTAAACAAAGCTCTGTAGAGACAAACGCATCGACAAGCTTAAGCGTAAACGAAACACAGCTTCGCCCGTTAGAAGGAGCCAGTTTAGCCCAAGCGACCGACGCCTTTCAGCGAGACTTCATCAAACAAGTGCTCACAGCACATAATGGCAATTGGGCCGCCTCGGCCAGAACCTTAGGACTCGACCCTGGCAATCTGCATCGCCTCGCAAAACGCTTAAGGCTAAAATAA
- a CDS encoding L,D-transpeptidase family protein, with protein sequence MSMLRTTALLLTLVFPSLSALATEYPLPSSKSRLVGENLYYTVPEGKHTLEDIAAKFQLGLSNLLEANPGVDPFLPTPGSKLLIPQQLILPNAPREGIVINVAEMRLYYYPKGKNTVEVLPIGIGQIGKDTPENWVTSVQRKRANPTWTPTPRIRKEYAARGEILPAVWPAGPDNPMGLYALYIGNLYAIHGTNASFGIGLRVSQGCVRLRHDDIEHLFKTVPVGTRVQFVNQPIKATEEPDGKRYLAVHQPLSRTIAEFESAEPVSLTLPKEIAKFIAKADTDSAVIKKLLDERTGVPTIINQ encoded by the coding sequence ATGAGTATGCTTCGCACCACAGCTTTATTATTGACTCTGGTTTTTCCGAGTCTTTCCGCTTTAGCAACGGAATACCCTTTACCGTCTTCGAAGAGTCGGTTAGTTGGCGAGAACCTGTATTACACAGTGCCAGAGGGTAAACACACCCTCGAAGATATTGCCGCTAAATTCCAACTCGGTCTAAGCAACTTGCTGGAAGCAAACCCTGGCGTGGATCCTTTCCTACCAACACCAGGCAGCAAGCTATTAATTCCTCAACAGCTCATTCTGCCAAATGCGCCGCGTGAAGGCATTGTCATCAACGTCGCCGAAATGCGCCTGTATTACTATCCAAAAGGTAAGAACACCGTTGAAGTGCTGCCAATCGGTATTGGTCAGATTGGTAAAGATACCCCTGAAAACTGGGTCACCAGTGTTCAACGTAAACGCGCTAACCCAACTTGGACACCGACACCACGTATTCGTAAAGAATATGCGGCAAGGGGCGAAATTCTGCCTGCGGTATGGCCAGCGGGTCCCGATAACCCAATGGGACTCTACGCGCTCTACATTGGTAACTTGTATGCCATCCATGGTACCAACGCCAGCTTCGGTATTGGTTTACGTGTCAGCCAAGGCTGCGTGCGTTTACGCCACGATGACATTGAACACTTATTCAAAACGGTACCAGTGGGTACCCGAGTACAATTTGTGAACCAACCGATTAAAGCGACCGAAGAGCCAGATGGTAAGCGCTACTTAGCCGTGCACCAGCCACTGTCACGCACCATTGCCGAGTTTGAATCAGCAGAGCCAGTCTCTCTGACCTTACCGAAAGAAATCGCCAAGTTTATTGCTAAGGCCGATACCGATTCAGCAGTGATTAAAAAGCTGCTCGATGAGCGTACAGGCGTGCCAACGATTATTAATCAGTAA
- a CDS encoding M16 family metallopeptidase, translating into MRPYLSGYFGLVIALLSPSLKAQCQITGAERLYQLESQIETYTLANGLTVHLLPQADMHTLTIASQFNVGARNETKGQAGYAHLFEHMLFKGSELAPGDSYAQQLSALGARFNASTHFDYTNYYVTLPSQALNLGLFLEADRFIRPDLNQTTVKNQQETVLQEMAQTIDNQPYVRSAMEFLLEQVKDTPYGHGIIGSREDITEASPERLTAFHRDHYRPDAMQLSLVGKLPSDVKSLIAQYFNAWPTPEQSIAEFDELKITPKPVHAELIDERGPWPGLLLAWHTVGKNHPDAAAIRLLEGDLFQNTRSAIAQISQHDPAQMLSYSLPFELENHGITNLVLVPRAKTSLDDLTEKVLGVVAKVQQTPLSDAKLCQLKQSWLNNQLALLDNTQALATLLSATAKQDQMHPLTAQWQRINSVSAEDIQRVATRYLTTNLVRVDLLPPWYIRVGKTLLEWLPSGVSDSLEDAVL; encoded by the coding sequence ATGAGACCATACCTTAGCGGTTATTTTGGCCTAGTTATCGCGTTGCTTAGCCCTTCACTTAAGGCGCAGTGCCAGATAACGGGCGCCGAGCGACTGTATCAACTCGAGTCGCAAATTGAGACTTACACTTTGGCCAATGGCCTCACGGTACACCTCTTGCCGCAAGCGGATATGCATACCTTGACCATTGCCAGCCAGTTTAATGTCGGCGCACGCAATGAGACCAAGGGCCAAGCGGGCTATGCGCACTTATTCGAGCACATGCTCTTCAAGGGCAGCGAGCTGGCTCCCGGCGACAGCTATGCCCAGCAGTTAAGTGCTCTTGGGGCGCGTTTTAACGCCAGTACCCACTTCGATTACACCAATTATTACGTCACTCTACCCAGCCAAGCCCTCAACTTAGGGCTGTTCCTCGAGGCCGATCGTTTTATTCGCCCCGATTTGAACCAGACTACGGTGAAAAATCAGCAGGAAACCGTGCTCCAAGAAATGGCGCAAACCATAGATAACCAGCCCTATGTGCGCAGTGCGATGGAGTTTCTGCTAGAGCAGGTTAAGGATACGCCCTATGGCCACGGCATTATCGGCAGCCGCGAGGATATTACCGAGGCGAGTCCCGAGCGTTTAACCGCCTTTCACCGCGACCATTATCGCCCCGATGCGATGCAGTTATCCTTAGTCGGCAAGCTTCCCTCCGACGTTAAGTCGCTTATAGCACAATACTTTAATGCTTGGCCCACGCCTGAACAGTCCATAGCTGAATTTGATGAGCTGAAAATCACTCCCAAACCCGTGCATGCAGAGCTTATCGATGAGCGCGGTCCTTGGCCTGGCTTACTGCTCGCCTGGCATACTGTGGGTAAAAATCATCCCGACGCCGCCGCTATTCGCCTGCTTGAAGGCGATTTATTCCAAAATACCCGCAGCGCCATAGCGCAAATCAGCCAGCACGATCCGGCACAAATGTTGAGTTATTCACTGCCCTTTGAGCTGGAAAATCATGGCATAACCAATCTGGTCTTAGTGCCTAGGGCCAAAACCTCCCTCGATGACTTAACGGAAAAGGTTTTAGGCGTGGTTGCCAAAGTGCAGCAGACACCATTGAGCGACGCAAAACTGTGCCAACTCAAACAAAGCTGGCTGAACAATCAGTTAGCGCTGCTCGATAACACTCAGGCACTTGCCACCCTACTATCCGCTACGGCGAAACAAGACCAAATGCATCCTTTAACGGCCCAGTGGCAACGGATTAACTCCGTTAGTGCAGAGGATATTCAACGGGTTGCCACGCGATACTTAACTACCAATCTGGTCAGGGTTGACCTGTTACCGCCTTGGTATATCCGCGTAGGAAAGACATTGTTGGAGTGGCTGCCATCGGGTGTGAGCGATAGCCTTGAGGACGCGGTACTATGA
- a CDS encoding M16 family metallopeptidase encodes MIKTISFTRLAIVQNLLKGLKAMSLGLIGISLMACQQTQLNFTATQAPSLASFDTPTQLPEVGLIRLPTESAFIDVVPDGLTLPYQLHTAHSSQGLSNRVSLVAISPSMPFENPDILQFALQEKARSLAFNQPDACLETFETRVTLHSINLSLACPMPVNHLYRLLIQFWQADAFSEHGVAAVDIDNIRRQLKLNKHLNAFSGVEIDKVWRDKLLGAAHPYNQSINNQPLYDSLTLSELSQLQQRTFAQAKWHLFLEGTEAAEAEFDLKQSLAQWPSDTNSSLPTASTKPKPLNRATSSIKQSHTIYLIDAPGSVQTQVRIGYALDDKHLSAQDIPLACRSLAAILGRSFSGRLYYDLREQRGLTYGIYGQCANAPLATSIKFYGSTAIEHTGAFVVGILDHLKLLASTPASEEEIAALKTYLIGEALLTQDNPSQRETQFIHQLVLGLDPQSGQAMNAKLQDLTPTQLQQLTQQAFSGEPLVILRGDVDRITADLTHKLPGWQLEVVKVND; translated from the coding sequence ATGATAAAAACGATTTCATTCACTAGATTGGCAATAGTGCAAAATCTCCTTAAAGGCCTAAAAGCCATGAGCCTTGGCCTTATCGGTATCTCGCTAATGGCCTGCCAACAGACCCAGCTTAACTTTACCGCCACCCAAGCGCCCAGCTTGGCAAGCTTCGATACCCCAACTCAGCTACCGGAGGTGGGGCTGATCCGCCTGCCCACGGAATCGGCGTTTATCGATGTGGTGCCCGATGGCTTAACACTCCCCTACCAGCTCCACACAGCACACAGCAGCCAAGGGCTGAGCAATAGGGTGAGCCTCGTCGCCATCAGTCCCAGCATGCCCTTCGAAAATCCAGATATTTTACAGTTCGCCCTGCAGGAGAAAGCCCGCAGTCTGGCGTTCAACCAACCCGATGCCTGCCTTGAAACCTTCGAGACTCGCGTTACCCTGCACAGTATCAATCTGAGCCTAGCCTGCCCCATGCCGGTTAATCATCTCTACCGCCTATTGATACAATTTTGGCAAGCCGATGCGTTTAGTGAACATGGAGTGGCAGCGGTCGATATCGACAATATCCGCCGCCAATTGAAACTCAATAAGCACTTAAATGCCTTTAGTGGCGTCGAAATTGATAAAGTCTGGCGCGATAAACTCCTTGGTGCGGCACATCCCTATAATCAGAGCATCAATAATCAGCCACTGTACGACTCTCTCACCTTAAGTGAACTGTCGCAATTGCAGCAGCGCACGTTTGCCCAAGCAAAGTGGCACCTGTTTTTAGAAGGCACAGAGGCCGCAGAAGCCGAGTTTGATCTCAAGCAAAGCCTCGCCCAGTGGCCGAGCGATACAAACTCAAGCTTGCCAACGGCATCAACTAAACCAAAGCCACTTAATCGGGCGACGTCGTCGATAAAGCAGTCCCACACTATCTATCTGATTGATGCGCCGGGGAGTGTACAAACTCAGGTACGGATCGGTTATGCCCTCGACGATAAACACTTATCAGCGCAGGATATCCCACTCGCTTGCCGCAGTTTGGCCGCCATCTTGGGACGCAGTTTTTCGGGTCGACTCTATTACGACTTACGTGAACAGCGCGGCTTAACCTATGGCATTTACGGCCAATGCGCTAATGCCCCGCTCGCCACCAGCATCAAGTTTTATGGCAGTACGGCGATAGAGCACACGGGCGCCTTTGTGGTGGGGATTTTAGATCATCTAAAGCTGCTAGCCTCTACGCCCGCGAGCGAAGAGGAAATTGCCGCCCTTAAAACCTATCTGATTGGTGAAGCACTGTTAACCCAAGATAATCCCAGCCAGCGCGAAACCCAGTTTATTCATCAACTGGTGTTGGGATTAGATCCCCAGTCAGGCCAAGCGATGAACGCAAAGCTGCAGGATCTGACGCCCACTCAGTTGCAGCAATTAACTCAGCAAGCCTTTAGCGGCGAACCTTTGGTGATTTTACGGGGGGATGTCGATAGGATAACGGCCGACCTCACCCACAAGCTGCCGGGCTGGCAGCTAGAGGTGGTCAAAGTAAACGATTAA
- a CDS encoding bactofilin family protein — protein sequence MGSKGNGVTFISASTSIEGEMQLAGTALVAGKLAGNIRCAGQIKIELGGEVSGELSCDELKVCGVFRGKVRCNKLVIVSSGTVEGEVLSHQLEIYEGGQFIGQRVIGQELEHLPELLQTLAPEGAAKNTKTAQTNALYARDNQPGARKWLPYGAAAAAVIVLVSVITPAKLTSWLSTLGQPAAITANTAKGEAQNRENLRAQNEGGETLLPSPVKDDSLANDSAAASDNDTQTASAMGLDNHDGSNPEHPSEGHPNMDSGAAMEDLAQMEQGHAQMLQQGTASDVPSGKL from the coding sequence ATGGGTAGCAAAGGTAATGGTGTCACTTTTATCAGTGCCTCAACCTCCATTGAGGGCGAGATGCAACTGGCGGGCACGGCATTAGTTGCGGGGAAATTAGCGGGAAATATCCGCTGCGCCGGACAGATTAAAATCGAGCTTGGTGGCGAAGTTTCGGGTGAGCTCAGCTGTGATGAACTGAAAGTCTGCGGAGTTTTTCGCGGCAAGGTGCGTTGTAATAAATTAGTGATTGTCAGCTCTGGCACGGTCGAGGGCGAAGTGCTTAGCCACCAATTAGAAATTTATGAGGGCGGTCAATTTATCGGTCAGCGTGTTATCGGCCAAGAGTTGGAACATCTACCCGAGCTATTACAAACCTTAGCGCCAGAGGGCGCAGCCAAAAATACCAAAACCGCTCAGACTAACGCCTTGTATGCTCGGGATAATCAGCCGGGTGCGCGCAAATGGTTACCCTATGGCGCCGCGGCTGCAGCCGTCATTGTGCTGGTCAGTGTCATAACACCCGCAAAGTTAACCTCTTGGCTAAGCACCCTTGGTCAACCAGCGGCCATTACAGCAAATACTGCCAAGGGCGAGGCACAGAATCGTGAGAATTTGCGCGCGCAGAATGAGGGCGGTGAAACTTTGCTGCCATCACCCGTGAAAGATGACTCGCTCGCCAATGATAGCGCTGCAGCAAGCGATAACGACACGCAAACGGCTTCAGCCATGGGATTAGATAATCACGATGGCAGCAATCCAGAACATCCAAGCGAAGGGCATCCTAATATGGACTCTGGCGCAGCTATGGAAGACTTAGCGCAAATGGAGCAAGGCCATGCCCAGATGTTACAACAGGGCACGGCGAGCGATGTACCTAGCGGTAAACTCTAA